From the Sebastes fasciatus isolate fSebFas1 chromosome 3, fSebFas1.pri, whole genome shotgun sequence genome, one window contains:
- the s1pr5b gene encoding sphingosine 1-phosphate receptor 5b, whose amino-acid sequence MEASSSAHAGTPPATPIFSTSPTPSSPHYLQFFWEYQDNSVLKAHYNYTGKLQTDRYREGLKPEGIAFLVVCLLIVLENAVVLIAIWRNKKFHLPMYYLLGNLTLSDLLAGITYMANILMSGANTLKLTPLLWFIREGGVFITLAASIISLLAIAIERHVTMVTMRPYHGAKRGRMLALIGASWALAGFLGVLPILGWNCIHRLDQCSTVLPLYDKSYILFCVSVFSAVLLAIVVLYVRVFRIVRTNTQRQRLGLSGSMRKGLARKSEKYIALLKTVTIVLGVFIACWLPLFVLLLLDFFCPTRSCRLLYKADYFLGVAMVNSLLNPIIYTLTSKDMRRAILRLLCRPCLMTRDGQVKKIGMPFLECSFSKTEVASQKLEGGLETTVSSGNVITTPSPIKALYPKLFKP is encoded by the coding sequence ATGGAGGCTTCAAGTTCTGCTCATGCAGGGACTCCCCCTGCTACACCCATATTCTCCACCTCCCCTACTCCCTCCTCTCCCCACTACCTGCAGTTCTTCTGGGAGTACCAGGACAACTCTGTCCTGAAGGCTCATTACAACTACACCGGCAAGTTGCAGACCGACCGCTACCGCGAAGGACTGAAACCTGAGGGCATCGCATTCCTGGTGGTGTGTCTCCTCATTGTGCTGGAGAATGCCGTGGTTCTCATCGCTATTTGGAGGAACAAGAAGTTCCACCTGCCCATGTATTACCTGCTGGGCAACCTGACTCTATCTGATCTGCTGGCTGGGATTACATATATGGCCAACATCCTCATGTCCGGAGCTAATACTTTGAAACTGACGCCGTTGCTGTGGTTCATCAGGGAGGGAGGGGTCTTCATCACTCTTGCCGCCTCTATAATTAGCCTGCTGGCCATTGCAATTGAACGGCATGTTACTATGGTGACTATGAGGCCATACCACGGGGCAAAGCGGGGACGGATGTTGGCACTGATTGGTGCAAGTTGGGCCCTAGCAGGGTTTTTGGGGGTCCTCCCAATTTTGGGGTGGAACTGCATCCACAGACTGGACCAGTGTTCAACAGTCCTCCCGCTTTATGACAAAAGCTACATCCTCTTCTGCGTATCTGTGTTCAGCGCAGTGCTCCTGGCCATTGTGGTCCTTTACGTCAGAGTTTTTCGCATAGTCCGCACCAACACGCAGCGCCAGCGGCTGGGCCTGTCCGGCAGCATGAGGAAGGGCTTAGCGAGGAAGTCGGAGAAGTACATCGCCCTCCTCAAGACGGTCACCATCGTGCTAGGCGTCTTCATCGCCTGTTGGTTGCccctcttcgtcctcctcctcctggattTTTTCTGCCCCACCCGCAGTTGTCGCCTGCTCTACAAGGCTGATTACTTCCTGGGAGTAGCAATGGTCAACTCGCTCCTCAACCCCATCATCTACACTCTGACCAGTAAGGACATGAGGAGGGCCATTCTGAGGCTGCTCTGTCGGCCGTGTCTGATGACCAGAGATGGCCAGGTGAAGAAGATTGGGATGCCATTCCTGGAGTGCAGCTTCAGTAAAACTGAGGTGGCATCCCAGAAGTTAGAGGGGGGACTGGAGACGACCGTTTCCTCTGGGAACGTTATCACCACCCCATCTCCTATTAAGGCCCTTTACCCTAAACTCTTTAAGCCATAA